One part of the Paroedura picta isolate Pp20150507F chromosome 5, Ppicta_v3.0, whole genome shotgun sequence genome encodes these proteins:
- the LOC143837682 gene encoding digestive cysteine proteinase 1-like, translating to MGMLEGVMLWACFLAMECKPLQTVLKFGDAYWATGVLKLPYAEIEEPFEAWFNTTEGNSRIQYYHGQVITYQLGSWQPFGASFKITPETTETSLNIRKCFQVNGTSELPIRPQNVFPALTEFQAVRQEIYHGRNCTVLETVSHWGKKKNIYTLWVADTPTGLVPVHYEMSGYNTLLGSHYDKYEIDYTSFSQSIPPNVFDLPHDLKCEKWPTSAPEHQILANPIQEFVGTAGEISSHHEHLFQRYKTKFGKTYNSEKEMEHRKHNFIHNMRYVHSKNRANLSYKLAVNHLADHTAEELAVLRGRLKTGGRNNGWPFPSQGYNDLNLPETLDWRLFGAVTPVKDQAVCGSCWSFAATGALEGALFLKTGVLTPLSQQALIDCSWGFGNHACDGGEEWYAYEWVMRHGGIPSTESYGPYMGQNGYCHYNRSELTAQVSGYFTVDSGDATVLKAALYKHGPVAVNLDASHKSFAFYANGIYYEPQCGNRTTELDHAVLAVGYGVLQGQSYWLIKNSWSTYWGNDGYILVSTKENNCGVTTAATYPVLA from the exons ATGGggatgctggagggtgtcatgTTGTGGGCTTGTTTCCTTG CAATGGAATGCAAACCTCTGCAGACGGTTCTCAAGTTTGGGGATGCCTACTGGGCCACAG GGGTTttgaaactgccttatgctgaaaTAGAGGAGCCCTTTGAGGCCTGGTTCAACACGACAGAAGGAAACAGCCGGATCCAGTATTATCATG GCCAGGTCATCACTTACCAGCTTGGCTCCTGGCAGCCTTTTGGTGCCAGCTTCAAGATCACCCCAGAAAccacagaaaccagcctgaatatcaggaaatgcttccaggtCAATGGCACATCTGAGTTACCCATTAGGCCTCAAAATGTCTTCCCTGCCCTAACAGAGTTCCAG GCTGTACGGCAGGAAATCTACCATGGACGGAATTGCACAGTACTGGAGACTGTGTCACACTGGGGCAAGAAGAAAAACATCTACACATTATGGGTGGCAGATACTCCCACTGGGCTTGTGCCTGTACATTATGAGATGTCAGGATACAACACCCTCTTGGGCTCCCACTACGACAAGTATGAGATTGATTACACCAGCTTTTCTCAGAGCATTCCACCTAATGTCTTCGATCTCCCTCATG ACCTCAAGTGTGAAAAGTGGCCGACATCAGCTCCAGAGCATCAGATCCTGGCCAATCCCATACAGGAATTTGTTGGGACTGCTGGAGAGATAAGCAGTCACCATGAGCATCTTTTTCAGCGTTACAAGACAAAATTTGGGAAGACCTACAACAGTGAGAAGGAGATGGAGCACAGGAAGCACAACTTCATACATAACATGAG GTATGTTCACTCCAAGAACCGAGCCAACCTGTCCTACAAACTGGCTGTGAACCATCTGGCTGATCACACCGCAGAGGAGTTGGCAGTGCTAAGAGGAAGGCTAAAAACCGGGGGCCGTAATAATGGGTGGCCTTTCCCATCACAAGGCTATAATGACCTTAACCTGCCAGAGACCTTGGACTGGAGGCTTTTTG GTGCTGTGACCCCTGTCAAAGACCAGGCTGTCTGTGGATCCTGCTGGAGTTTTGCTGCCACTGGAGCCCTGGAGGGAGCCCTCTTCCTCAAG ACTGGAGTGCTGACGCCACTGTCTCAGCAAGCTTTAATTGACTGTTCCTGGGGCTTTGGAAACCACGCTTGTGATGGTGGGGAGGAGTGGTATGCCTACGAGTGGGTCATGAGACATGGTGGAATTCCTAGCACGGAGTCATATGGGCCTTACATGGGCCAG AATGGCTATTGTCACTATAACCGATCAGAGCTGACAGCACAAGTCTCTGGCTATTTCACGGTGGACTCTGGAGACGCCACTGTCCTGAAGGCTGCTCTCTACAAGCATGGCCCTGTGGCTGTGAACCTTGACGCCTCCCACAAATCCTTTGCCTTCTATGCAAATGGCATCTACTATGAACCACAATGTG GAAACAGGACCACGGAGCTGGATCATGCTGTCCTTGCAGTCGGCTATGGGGTTCTCCAGGGGCAGAGCTACTGGCTTATCAAGAACTCGTGGTCCACCTACTGGGGAAACGATGGCTACATTCTCGTCTCCACAAAGGAGAACAACTGCGGGGTAACAACTGCTGCAACCTACCCCGTGCTGGCCTAA
- the LOC143837686 gene encoding uncharacterized protein LOC143837686 isoform X2, producing the protein MQWILLTVGRQSVHKLSEAAFLPHSVFRAQVSSEAILQLKHEIQMSFCSREGSQQMGLQGDLPLEPVSCEEGGNGCCYAWMFFAPLFRKVWKILNSSTAEPHGHSEVG; encoded by the exons ATGCAATGGATTTTGCTAACT GTGGGGAGACAATCTGTCCATAAATTGTCAGAAGCTGCCTTCTTACCACACAGCGTGTTCAGAGCACAG GTCTCCTCCGAAGCCATTCTACAGCTGAAACATGAAATACAGATGTCCTTTTGCAGCAGAGAAGGTTCCCAGCAAATGGGTTTGCAAG GAGACCTTCCACTGGAACCTGTAAGCTGTGAGGAGGGTGGGAATGGATGTTGCTATGCCTGGATGTTCTTTGCTCCACTCTTTCGAAAAGTGTGGAAGATTCTGAACAGCAGTACAGCTGAGCCACACGG ACACTCTGAGGTAGGGTGA
- the LOC143837686 gene encoding uncharacterized protein LOC143837686 isoform X1, whose amino-acid sequence MQWILLTVGRQSVHKLSEAAFLPHSVFRAQVSSEAILQLKHEIQMSFCSREGSQQMGLQGDLPLEPVSCEEGGNGCCYAWMFFAPLFRKVWKILNSSTAEPHGISKASRELMLSSKKLMECSIQWNAAYNFCNLFELCGIKGFSLYSCLQCLSCFPPQDFLSIN is encoded by the exons ATGCAATGGATTTTGCTAACT GTGGGGAGACAATCTGTCCATAAATTGTCAGAAGCTGCCTTCTTACCACACAGCGTGTTCAGAGCACAG GTCTCCTCCGAAGCCATTCTACAGCTGAAACATGAAATACAGATGTCCTTTTGCAGCAGAGAAGGTTCCCAGCAAATGGGTTTGCAAG GAGACCTTCCACTGGAACCTGTAAGCTGTGAGGAGGGTGGGAATGGATGTTGCTATGCCTGGATGTTCTTTGCTCCACTCTTTCGAAAAGTGTGGAAGATTCTGAACAGCAGTACAGCTGAGCCACACGG GATTTCAAAGGCTTCGCGGGAGTTGATGCTGTCTTCAAAGAAGCTTATGGAATGCAGCATACAATGGAATGCAGCATACAATTTTTGCAACCTTTTTGAATTATGTGGAATTAAAGGATTTTCACTGTATTCCTGTCTGCAGTGTTTATCTTGCTTTCCCCCACAGGACTTTCTGAGTATAAATTAA